The sequence GGCGGATTTTGGCAAGTGGAAGTTCTGCAAGGAAGAGGACATTCGTGCCATTGTTGGCGAAAATGTAAGCGATATGAAGATTTCCGTGATGGCAGATGTAGGCCGCTGCGATTTTAAAACGGACTTTCTGCCAAAAAGCGAGAGCGTCATCGACATGGTGCGCGTGGCCTGCTACATTCATCAGATCCCGGCCGCCATTGAGATGATCGAGTATTTCCATGACCTGGGGTACGAGACCACCTGCAATATTATGGCCATCAGCCAGGCCGGTTCCGGCCAGGTGGGCGAGGCGCTGGAGATGCTGTGCAACTCCTCGGTGGATGTGATCTATCTGGTAGACAGCTACGGCTCTCTGTACCCGGAGAATGCCGGTGTGCTGGCCCAGCGGTACTTAGAAGCGGCCACTGCTGCCGGCAAACAGGTAGGCTTCCACGCCCACAACAACCAGAACTTGGCCTTTGCCAATACCATTGAGACCCTGTCCTACGGTGTGTCCTACCTGGACGCCACCGCCATGGGTATGGGTCGGGGCGCCGGCAACTGCGCTATGGAGCTGCTGCTGGGCTTCTTAAAGAACCCCAAGTACAGCTTGTACAGCCTGCTGATTTTTATTGAAAAGTATATGATCCCCCTGCGGGAGTCCGGGGTGCAGTGGGGCTTTGACCTGCAATATATGTTCACTGGCCAACTGAACCGTCATCCCCGGGAGGCCATGAACTTTACCGCCCAGCACCGCACGGATTACTGCGAATTTTACAAATCTCTGCTGGACAACGACTAAACATACAGAAAATCGCCCCGCAAGCGACCGTTTCGGCAGCCTGCGGGGTTTGTTTTGTGCTTATTTGTTTTTCTCCAAATCCTGAGCGATTTGGGCATGGTCAATGGGGTGATTCCGAAAGTAGTATTTCTTGTCCCGATCACTGATGGGGCGCAGCACCCGGCAGGGGTTGCCCACCGCCACTACATTGGCGGGAATGTCTTTGGTAACGACGGACCCGGCGCCGATGACCGTATTGTCGCCGACGGTGACCCCGGGCAGGATGACTGCTCCGGCGCCGATCCAGCAGGTACGGCCAATGTGCACCGGCATATTGTATTGGTAGTCGTACTCCCGCAGCTCCGGCAGCACCGGATGGCCGGCGGTGGCGATGGTCACATTGGGGGCGATCATGGTGTTGTCGCCGATATAAATATGGGTGTCGTCCACCATGGTAACGGCAAAGTTGCAGTACACATGGTTGCCCAAATGCACATGGGCGCCGCCGAAGTTAGAATAAAACGGGGGCTCAATATAGCAGTTCTCGCCCAGTTCGGCAAACATCTCTTTCATCAGGGCCTGGCGCTTGTCTGTTTCTGAGGGTCGTGTGTGGTTGAATTCATACAGACGGTCCAGGCACAGCCGCTGCCGGTCCATAATTTCATCATCGCCGGGCAGGTACAGCGCACCGGTATGCATTCTGTCTTTCATTGCCATAGGGGGCACCTCCGTGTATTTTTCTTCATTATAAGCAAAGAAACGGTCCTTTGTCAACGGCCACTTGCAGCAGCCCCGTTGCCGTGCTATAATACACTGGATTTCTACCGGCAGTGCGCTGCTTGTCAAGGAGAAAAAAGATGAAAAAGCCCTATCAAAAGACCATGTATGCCTGCTTTATCGGCTATATTGTGCAGGCCATTGTAAACAACTTTGTGCCCCTGCTGTTTGTCACCTTCCAGACCGACTACCAGGTGCCGCTGCAAAAGATTACCCTGCTGATCACTGTGAATTTTCTCATCCAGCTGTGTGTAGATCTGCTGTCTGCCGGGTTCATTGACCGGATTGGCTACCGGGCGTCTGTTCTGCTGGCCCACGGCTTTGCAGCTGCCGGGCTGATCTTGCTGACGATTTTGCCGGATCGTACTGCCGATCCGTTTGTGGGTATTTTGCTGGCAGTGGTGGTGTACGCGCTGGGCGGCGGGCTGTTGGAGGTGCTGGTCAGCCCCATTTTAGAGGCCTGCCCAACGGATAACAAAGCCTCCGCCATGAGCCTGCTCCATTCGTTCTATTGCTGGGGGCAGATGGGTGTGGTGCTGCTGTCCACCCTGTTCTTTTCCGTCTTTGGTATCGCCAACTGGAAAGCGCTGGCGCTGGTGTGGGCGGCGGTGCCCATCTTAAACGGCGTGCTTTTTGCCACCGCGCCGATTTATCCGTTGAACCCGGAGGGCGGCGCGGGTCTGACCTTAAAGGAACTGTGCCGCAACAAGGTGTTTTGGCTGCTCATGCTGATGATGCTGGGCGCCGGTGCGGCGGAGAATACCGTTAGCCAGTGGGCGTCCGCCTTTGCGGAGGCGGGGCTGGGGGTCACCAAAACCGTAGGTGACCTGGCAGGTCCCATGGCTTTTGCGGCGCTGATGGGTGCCGCACGGCTGATTTACGGCAAGTGGGGTCACAAGCTGCATTTGGAGAAGTGCATGCTGGGCAGCAGCCTGCTGTGTGTGGCAGCGTATTTGGCAATCGCGTTGGTTCCGGATCCACGGCTGGCGCTGGTGGGCTGCGCCGTGTGCGGCTTTTCGGTGGGTATTCTGTGGCCGGGCACCTTTAGCAAAGGCGCTGCCGCCATTCCCAAGGGCGGCACGGTGATGTTTGCCCTGTTTGCTCTGGCCGGTGACCTGGGGTGCAGCGCTGGACCCACCCTGGCGGGTATGGTTACCCGGGTGTGTGACGGCAATATGCGCCGAGGGATTTTGGCGGGGATCGTCTTTCCCTTGCTGCTGGTGCTGTGCTTGGTGTTTGGGAAGAAGCGGAAAGCCGCAGCGGGAAATGCGCAGGCGGATACGAACCGCTCCCATGGTTAACCGATTATAAAAACAAAAACGGTGCCCTTTTCTATAAGGGCACCGCGGTTTTTATGGGTGTTTGGATTACATTTGGAATTTGCGGATATACTCATCCATGCAGGACTGGATGATTTCTTCCGCCTTTGCCCGGTCATCCACTTCCAGCACGGAGGTGCTCTTGCTCACTTCCAGGGTCTTATACACCTCAAAAAAGTGCTTGATCTCCTCAAAATAGTGGGCGGGCAGCTGGTCAATGTTGGTGTAGCAGTTGTAGTTGGGGTCGTTTACCGGCACGGCGATGATCTTTTCGTCCTTGGCGCCGCCGTCCTCCATCATCAGTACGCCAATGGGGGCGCACTCCACGATGGTCATGGGCTGAATTTGCTCGCTGCACAGTACCAGCACATCCAGCGGGTCCTTGTCGCTGGCGTAGGTGCGGGGGATAAAGCCGTAGTTGGCCGGATAGTGGGTAGAGGTAAAGAGCACCCGGTCCAGCTTGAGCATACCGGTCTCCTTGTCCAATTCGTACTTGTTTTTGCCGCCTTTTTGAATTTCAATTACGGCGTAAAAGCGGTCTTTGCGGATCCGCTTGGGGCTGATGTCATGCCAAATGTTCATCGTGGAACCTCCTTCTTAGGGTCTTGCTGTTCTCTTTTTTGTACACTCTTATTTTATCATAGTCCCCGGCGGGGCGCAAGGGAGCGGGCGGCGGCATTTTCCACGAACTTTTGTTGTAATTCCCGCGTTTTTATGGTACTATTGAAAAAACAACACAGAAAGGAAGGGATACCCTGTGTTTGCAGATATTGCGAAAATCAAAATCAAAGGCGGCGACGGCGGCGCCGGTGCAGTGGCCTTTCATCGAGAGAAGTATGTGGCTGCCGGCGGCCCGGACGGCGGTGACGGCGGCAAGGGCGGCGATGTGGTCTTTGTAGTAGACGATAATTTGGCTACCCTGGCAGACTTTCGTTACAAACGGAAATATGCGGCCCAGAACGGCGAGCCGGGTCGTGGCGGTCGGCAGTACGGCCGTAAGGGTCAGGATCTGGAAATTCGCGTGCCCCGGGGCACGGTGATCCGCGAGGTGCAAAGCGGCGCCGTCATGGCGGATATGAGCAAGACAGAGCGGTTTATTGCAGCCAAGGGCGGCAAGGGCGGTTGGGGCAATATGCACTTTGCCACCCCCACCCGGCAGGTGCCTCGCTTTGCCAAGCCCGGCGTGCCCGGCGAGGAGTGGGAGGTCAGCCTGGAGCTGAAGCTCATTGCGGATGTGGGGCTGATCGGTTTTCCCAGCGTGGGCAAAAGCAGCCTGATCTCCGTGGTCAGCCAGGCCAAGCCCAAAATCGGCGACTACCACTTTACCACCCTGGTGCCCAATTTGGGCGTGGTGTCCATGGGCGCGGGCAACAGCTTTGTGCTGGCGGATATTCCCGGGTTGATCGAGGGCGCGTCAGACGGCGTGGGCCTGGGTCATGACTTTTTGCGCCATGTGGAGCGCTGCCGGCTGCTGGTGCACCTGGTGGATGTAAGCGGTCACGAGGGACGAGACCCGATCGAGGATTTTGACGCCATCAACCGAGAGCTGGAGAAGTTCAACCCGGAGCTGGCCAAAGCGCCCCAGATTGTGGCGGGCAATAAAATCGACATGGCGGAGCCGGAGCAAATTGAACGGCTAAAAGCCTATGTAGAGGCCAAGGGCTACGACTACTATTCCATTTGCGCGCCCATTCAGGAGGGCACCCGGGAATTGATGAACGCAGTGTGGAACCGGCTGCAAACGCTGCCCCCGGTGAAGGAGTACGAGCCGGAGGAGATCCCCACGGAGCTGCTGGTGCAAAACAGTACCGGCTTTACCATCACCAATCCGGAGCCGGGCTACTACCTGGTAGAGGCTCCCTGGTTTCCCAAAGTGCTTAAGGGCATTGATGTGGAGGACTACGAGGCGCTGCAATACATGCAGCGGGTGCTGGAGAAGAGCGGCGTGTTTGAGGCGCTGCGGCAGCGGGGGATCCAGGAGGGCGATATTGTCAGCCTGTATGATATTGAGTTTGAGTACATTCCGTAAGGAGCAAGTATGGAAGTGTTGAACACAGATCCGCGGCAGCTAAGCCCGCTGAATTTGGCCTTTATCGGCGACTGCGTGTATGAGATGCAGGTGCGCTGCCACCTGGTGGCGCTGGCCAATCGGCCGGTGAACGACCTGCACCGGGAGAGCGTGAAGTTCGTCAGCGCCAAGGCCCAAACGGCGGCCTTTGCCCGAATGGAGCCGCTGCTGACAGAGGAAGAACTGGCGGTGTTTAAGCGGGGGCGCAATGCCAAGACCGGCCACCAGCCTAAGAGCGCCACTGTTGGCGAGTACCACTGCGCCACCGGGGTGGAGGCACTGTTCGGCTACCTGTACCTAACCGGTCAAACGGAGCGGATTGAGGAACTGTTTGCCATAATCTTTCGGTGATCAGACCGTCGATAAAGCGGCTAAACCGCGCCGGTTAAAAAATGAAGTATTCCATTCGTAGGGCAGGGGCTTGCTCCTGCCGCTGACATTTGTTGTTACCATTGATTTGAAAAAAGCGGCTTGAACATCG comes from Oscillospiraceae bacterium and encodes:
- a CDS encoding inorganic diphosphatase; this translates as MNIWHDISPKRIRKDRFYAVIEIQKGGKNKYELDKETGMLKLDRVLFTSTHYPANYGFIPRTYASDKDPLDVLVLCSEQIQPMTIVECAPIGVLMMEDGGAKDEKIIAVPVNDPNYNCYTNIDQLPAHYFEEIKHFFEVYKTLEVSKSTSVLEVDDRAKAEEIIQSCMDEYIRKFQM
- a CDS encoding ribonuclease III; amino-acid sequence: MEVLNTDPRQLSPLNLAFIGDCVYEMQVRCHLVALANRPVNDLHRESVKFVSAKAQTAAFARMEPLLTEEELAVFKRGRNAKTGHQPKSATVGEYHCATGVEALFGYLYLTGQTERIEELFAIIFR
- the obgE gene encoding GTPase ObgE, with protein sequence MFADIAKIKIKGGDGGAGAVAFHREKYVAAGGPDGGDGGKGGDVVFVVDDNLATLADFRYKRKYAAQNGEPGRGGRQYGRKGQDLEIRVPRGTVIREVQSGAVMADMSKTERFIAAKGGKGGWGNMHFATPTRQVPRFAKPGVPGEEWEVSLELKLIADVGLIGFPSVGKSSLISVVSQAKPKIGDYHFTTLVPNLGVVSMGAGNSFVLADIPGLIEGASDGVGLGHDFLRHVERCRLLVHLVDVSGHEGRDPIEDFDAINRELEKFNPELAKAPQIVAGNKIDMAEPEQIERLKAYVEAKGYDYYSICAPIQEGTRELMNAVWNRLQTLPPVKEYEPEEIPTELLVQNSTGFTITNPEPGYYLVEAPWFPKVLKGIDVEDYEALQYMQRVLEKSGVFEALRQRGIQEGDIVSLYDIEFEYIP
- a CDS encoding MFS transporter gives rise to the protein MKKPYQKTMYACFIGYIVQAIVNNFVPLLFVTFQTDYQVPLQKITLLITVNFLIQLCVDLLSAGFIDRIGYRASVLLAHGFAAAGLILLTILPDRTADPFVGILLAVVVYALGGGLLEVLVSPILEACPTDNKASAMSLLHSFYCWGQMGVVLLSTLFFSVFGIANWKALALVWAAVPILNGVLFATAPIYPLNPEGGAGLTLKELCRNKVFWLLMLMMLGAGAAENTVSQWASAFAEAGLGVTKTVGDLAGPMAFAALMGAARLIYGKWGHKLHLEKCMLGSSLLCVAAYLAIALVPDPRLALVGCAVCGFSVGILWPGTFSKGAAAIPKGGTVMFALFALAGDLGCSAGPTLAGMVTRVCDGNMRRGILAGIVFPLLLVLCLVFGKKRKAAAGNAQADTNRSHG
- a CDS encoding sugar O-acetyltransferase; translated protein: MAMKDRMHTGALYLPGDDEIMDRQRLCLDRLYEFNHTRPSETDKRQALMKEMFAELGENCYIEPPFYSNFGGAHVHLGNHVYCNFAVTMVDDTHIYIGDNTMIAPNVTIATAGHPVLPELREYDYQYNMPVHIGRTCWIGAGAVILPGVTVGDNTVIGAGSVVTKDIPANVVAVGNPCRVLRPISDRDKKYYFRNHPIDHAQIAQDLEKNK
- a CDS encoding aldolase catalytic domain-containing protein, whose amino-acid sequence is MTPRKGNLMGVRTDIKVLDATIRDGGLCNNFDFSDEFVRELYKTNIKSGVDYMEFGYKASRTLFNEADFGKWKFCKEEDIRAIVGENVSDMKISVMADVGRCDFKTDFLPKSESVIDMVRVACYIHQIPAAIEMIEYFHDLGYETTCNIMAISQAGSGQVGEALEMLCNSSVDVIYLVDSYGSLYPENAGVLAQRYLEAATAAGKQVGFHAHNNQNLAFANTIETLSYGVSYLDATAMGMGRGAGNCAMELLLGFLKNPKYSLYSLLIFIEKYMIPLRESGVQWGFDLQYMFTGQLNRHPREAMNFTAQHRTDYCEFYKSLLDND